In the Helianthus annuus cultivar XRQ/B chromosome 11, HanXRQr2.0-SUNRISE, whole genome shotgun sequence genome, one interval contains:
- the LOC110888075 gene encoding uncharacterized protein LOC110888075, whose translation MVLQVELEKRIDEVIAENKKWVDECKRIFEREKSLAGKVQRSEGENKVLELKIEVDQTEIDVLKVQVSELEEEKSRRESENEYYKLKNKELMAAKALHEHKFYMLNRVVESMLKTSVEQKYEELKLEDLRAERKAEVERQMKEKGKAVEGSSVMSIVPSMVVDNPVPISSVPCITEEEIQSPKLIGGSGVRVTEAAKEKVVEDLLNDTVNEESGEAGGKGESSKNQIVEHHEPLFLCLDVYREMLNDVNPENPIDLEADLESFDINKQKDYKYNYVEDADQYDRVEVEDCSDNEDVPEDTSKLPTLMEFFAAENGDELRQKVTEAVNENVFECLRKEAEQVNQSNVEKEDHSKWFKDGHERKFKRPLKFFQRDRSISLGDIIS comes from the exons ATGGTTCTTCAAGTAGAG ttggaaaagagaattgatgaGGTGATAGCAGAAAACAAAAAGTGGGTAGATGAATGTAAAAGAATTTTTGAAAGAGAAAAGTCTCTTGCTGGAAAAGTGCAGAGATCAgaaggtgaaaacaaagtgttgGAATTAAAGATTGAAGTTGATCAGACAGAAATTGATGTTTTGAAAGTTCAAGTGTCTGAGTTAGAAGAGGAGAAGAGTCGTCGGGAAAGtgagaacgagtactataagCTGAAAAACAAAGAACttatggctgctaaagcactACATGAACATAAGTTTTACATGCTGAATAGGGTTGTGGAAAGTATGTTGAAGACGTCTGTGGAACAAAAGTATGAAGAATTGAAGTTAGAAGATCTTCGTGCTGAACGTAAAGCAGAAGTTGAAAGGCAAatgaaagaaaaaggtaaagCTGTTGAAGGAAGTTCTGTAATGTCTATTGTGCCTTCAATGGTGGTAGATAATCCAGTGCCTATATCCTCAGTTCCGTGTATAACTGAAGAAGAAATTCAATCGCCAAAGTTAATTG GAGGTTCAGGTGTGAGAGTTACTGAAGCTGCAaaagaaaaagtcgttgaagatctgCTGAACGACACAGTAAATGAGGAAAGTGGTGAAGCTGGGGGAAAGGGGGAGTCGAGCAAGAATCAGATTGTAGAGCATCACGAACCCCTGTTCTTATGTCTAGATGTGTATAGGGAGATGTTAAATGATGTAAACCCTGAGAATCCAATTGATCTTGAAGCTGATCTGGAAtcttttgatatcaataaacagaAAGATTACAAGTATAACTATGTTGAGGATGCAGATCAGTACGATAGGGTTGAAGTAGAGGACTGTTCTGATAATGAGGATGTCCCTGAAGATACATCAAAACTTCCAACGTTGATGGAGTTTTTTGCAGCTGAAAACGGAGATGAGTTACGtcaaaaggtgactgaagcagtaAATGAAAATGTGTTCGAGTGTTTGAGAAAAGAAGCTGAACAAGTAAATCAATCAAATGTTGAGAAAGAAGATCATTCAAAATGGTTTAAAGACGGTCATGAAAGAAAGTTCAAGAGGCCTTTGAAGTTTTTTCAACGTGATAGATCTATTTCTCTTGGCGATATCATCAGTTAG